Proteins encoded together in one Prochlorococcus marinus str. MIT 9211 window:
- a CDS encoding photosystem II reaction center protein L, translating to MQVNPNPNKLPVELNRTSLYLGLLLTFVMGILFSSYFFN from the coding sequence ATGCAAGTTAATCCAAATCCCAACAAGCTTCCGGTTGAATTAAACCGTACCAGTCTTTACTTAGGGCTGTTGCTTACGTTTGTTATGGGGATTTTGTTCTCAAGCTATTTCTTTAATTAA
- a CDS encoding UvrD-helicase domain-containing protein, producing the protein MNQQSNSFLDGLNNEQSNAVNHFEGPLLVVAGAGSGKTRALTHRIAHLITEYKVDPSEILAVTFTNKAAREMKERLELLLAKRIAKYQLDQPWSSVSLVEQNQFRTRIYREVTKDLWIGTFHALFSKLLRFDIEKFVDKEGLKWTKYFSIYDETDAQSLIKEIIIQDMNLDPKRFEPKKVRWAISNAKNQGILPDQFTQSAEGQRGKLIAQVYSLYRKALAANNALDFDDLLLLPVQLLKQNEQVRSYWHNRFKHLLVDEYQDTNWTQYELIKLLVTNGINPSFFSSWSKRSVFVVGDADQSIYSFRAADFRILMGFQEDFKNKNSLQGLSNVVKLEENYRSTSTILDAANSLISNNKERLDKVLKATRGEGELIKLTRCDDEISEAEAVVHRLRLLEAHNKDLKWGDIAILYRTNAQSRVIEESLVRWNIPYIVVGGLRFYDRREVKDILAYLRLLINPSDSVSLLRILNVPKRGIGKTTVQRFSDASSQLGIPLWEVVSDPEAIRSLGGRSAKGLLKFKELIDDLRLSLNNTEPSQLIQLVMEKSGYISELIATATDEAEERRRNLQELVNASLQYQEENEAADLEGFLATAALASDADKKDTAHDRITLMTLHSSKGLEFPIVCLVGLEQGLFPSYRSLDDPASLEEERRLCYVGLTRAKERLFLFHATERRIWGGMREPAVSSIFLSEIPSELIEGDIQLAGGAALRRERRMDRLTRVDRREDQLNSSGISKNLPTNAVRRKYSGPAPGVSWEVGNKVLHSAFGEGEVTHIFGSGEKISIAIKFVGMGPKILDPRLAPIQPIKDN; encoded by the coding sequence TCAAATGCTGTTAATCATTTCGAAGGTCCATTACTTGTGGTTGCTGGTGCAGGAAGTGGAAAGACCAGAGCTTTAACTCACAGAATCGCTCATCTAATTACAGAGTATAAAGTTGACCCATCTGAGATCCTTGCAGTCACATTTACTAATAAGGCAGCAAGAGAGATGAAAGAAAGGTTAGAGCTCCTATTAGCAAAAAGAATTGCTAAATACCAGCTAGATCAGCCTTGGTCTTCTGTAAGTTTGGTAGAACAAAATCAATTTAGAACGAGAATATATAGGGAAGTAACAAAAGACCTCTGGATTGGAACTTTTCATGCACTTTTTTCAAAATTACTTAGGTTTGATATAGAAAAGTTCGTTGACAAAGAAGGTCTTAAATGGACTAAATATTTCTCTATTTATGACGAGACAGATGCCCAAAGCTTAATAAAGGAAATAATTATACAAGATATGAATCTAGATCCAAAACGTTTTGAGCCTAAGAAAGTTCGATGGGCTATAAGTAATGCTAAAAATCAAGGGATTCTACCAGATCAATTTACACAGTCTGCAGAAGGACAAAGAGGAAAGCTTATTGCACAAGTTTATAGCCTTTACAGAAAAGCATTAGCAGCAAATAATGCTCTTGACTTTGATGACCTTCTTTTACTTCCAGTACAGCTGTTAAAACAAAATGAGCAAGTAAGAAGTTACTGGCACAATCGATTCAAGCACTTACTTGTTGATGAATATCAAGACACAAATTGGACTCAATATGAGTTGATTAAGCTTTTAGTAACTAATGGCATTAACCCATCTTTCTTCTCAAGTTGGTCTAAGCGATCAGTCTTCGTTGTTGGTGATGCTGATCAAAGTATTTATAGCTTTAGAGCCGCTGATTTTAGAATATTAATGGGGTTTCAAGAAGATTTTAAAAATAAGAATTCACTACAAGGATTATCTAATGTAGTAAAATTAGAAGAAAATTACAGATCAACTTCTACTATACTTGATGCTGCTAATTCCTTAATCTCGAATAATAAAGAACGACTAGATAAAGTTCTCAAGGCGACCAGAGGTGAAGGCGAGCTAATTAAACTTACTCGCTGCGACGACGAAATATCTGAAGCAGAAGCCGTTGTTCATCGTCTACGTCTTCTAGAAGCACATAATAAAGATTTAAAATGGGGTGATATTGCAATCTTATATAGAACAAATGCACAGTCCAGAGTGATTGAAGAATCTTTAGTTAGATGGAATATCCCATACATAGTTGTTGGTGGATTACGTTTCTATGACAGAAGAGAAGTAAAAGATATTTTGGCATACTTAAGACTATTAATTAATCCTTCCGACAGTGTAAGTCTACTAAGAATATTAAATGTTCCCAAAAGGGGAATTGGGAAAACAACAGTACAAAGGTTTAGCGATGCATCCTCTCAATTAGGAATACCTCTTTGGGAAGTCGTAAGTGATCCCGAAGCAATTAGATCTCTTGGAGGTAGGTCAGCGAAAGGCTTATTGAAATTCAAAGAGCTTATTGATGATCTTCGATTGAGTTTAAATAACACCGAGCCTTCGCAATTAATTCAATTGGTTATGGAGAAAAGTGGGTATATAAGTGAACTTATTGCTACTGCTACAGATGAAGCTGAAGAACGTAGACGCAATCTACAGGAACTTGTCAATGCATCGCTTCAATACCAGGAAGAGAATGAAGCCGCGGATCTAGAAGGTTTTTTAGCTACTGCTGCTTTAGCAAGCGATGCCGATAAAAAAGATACTGCCCATGATCGGATCACTTTAATGACATTGCATAGCAGTAAAGGGTTGGAATTTCCGATTGTATGCCTTGTAGGACTAGAACAAGGGCTATTCCCAAGCTATCGATCACTGGATGATCCCGCTTCTTTAGAAGAAGAAAGAAGACTCTGCTATGTAGGGCTTACCAGAGCAAAAGAAAGATTGTTTCTATTTCATGCAACTGAACGAAGAATTTGGGGAGGGATGCGAGAACCTGCTGTCTCATCAATCTTTCTTTCAGAAATTCCATCAGAACTTATTGAAGGCGATATCCAATTAGCTGGAGGTGCTGCCTTGAGACGAGAGCGCCGCATGGATCGACTTACCAGAGTTGACAGACGTGAAGATCAACTCAATTCATCAGGCATATCAAAAAATTTGCCAACAAATGCAGTAAGGCGTAAATATTCCGGTCCAGCACCTGGAGTCTCATGGGAAGTGGGCAATAAAGTACTTCATTCAGCCTTTGGGGAAGGGGAAGTAACTCATATTTTTGGGAGTGGCGAGAAAATTTCTATTGCAATAAAGTTTGTTGGAATGGGCCCAAAAATTCTTGATCCTCGACTAGCACCAATTCAGCCTATAAAAGATAATTAA
- the mtnP gene encoding S-methyl-5'-thioadenosine phosphorylase has translation MISQHFSSDFQENSSSHGHLGKSRLGVLGGSGLYSINNLENIKEIEIDTPYGKPSDKLRLGILGGMEVVFLARHGRHHTFTPTGIPYRANIWALRSLGVRWILAPSAVGSLQEQVRPLDMVVPDQFIDRTHQRPLTFFSDGAVAHVTMADPFCPTLSRLLTEEGQKLMPEGRQLHRGGIYLAMEGPAFSTRAESQLYRSWGCTVIGMTNHTEARLAREAEIAYASISMVSDYDCWHEGYGNVSVDMVIENLQTNASVANKIVEATAKKVASIRPESEAHSALKNSLMTAKEKVPQQTLVKIDLFTKPYWGNLIEDE, from the coding sequence ATGATCAGCCAACATTTTTCATCAGATTTTCAGGAAAACAGTTCTAGCCATGGCCATTTGGGGAAATCCAGGCTTGGAGTTTTAGGTGGAAGTGGTCTTTATTCAATCAATAATCTTGAAAATATAAAAGAGATAGAGATTGACACACCTTATGGGAAACCTTCTGACAAATTGAGATTGGGAATTCTTGGGGGGATGGAAGTAGTTTTTCTCGCAAGGCATGGAAGGCATCATACATTTACCCCAACAGGTATCCCATATCGAGCAAATATCTGGGCACTTCGTTCTTTAGGTGTCCGATGGATACTTGCACCCTCAGCAGTTGGTTCACTTCAAGAACAAGTAAGACCTTTGGATATGGTGGTGCCTGACCAGTTTATTGATAGAACTCATCAAAGACCTCTTACTTTTTTCTCTGATGGTGCAGTTGCACATGTCACCATGGCAGACCCTTTCTGCCCAACTCTTTCTAGGCTTTTAACAGAAGAAGGTCAAAAGTTAATGCCCGAGGGCAGACAGCTCCATCGAGGAGGAATTTATCTAGCAATGGAAGGACCAGCTTTTTCTACAAGAGCAGAATCTCAACTCTATCGAAGTTGGGGATGCACTGTCATTGGCATGACAAACCATACAGAGGCAAGGTTAGCTCGTGAAGCAGAAATAGCTTATGCCTCTATAAGTATGGTGTCAGACTATGACTGCTGGCACGAAGGTTATGGAAATGTAAGTGTAGATATGGTCATTGAAAATCTGCAAACTAACGCAAGCGTTGCCAACAAAATCGTTGAGGCAACTGCAAAAAAAGTTGCCTCAATAAGACCAGAAAGCGAAGCACATTCCGCCCTCAAGAATAGTCTTATGACAGCAAAAGAAAAAGTTCCTCAACAGACTCTTGTCAAGATAGACCTATTTACTAAGCCTTACTGGGGGAATCTGATAGAGGATGAATAA
- a CDS encoding CCA tRNA nucleotidyltransferase, with product MKPANPDFLNEFPGLPRDFLTVLRRAAKNVGIKRVAIVGGILRDHIIHSFEKEPLTKFEDIDLVIEGPVKELATQIRLILGSDKVIITRESSSFKTIQLKIGDTLFDFSTARTESYSAPGENPQVFNCNIEEDLIRRDFPINAMALELINNTFIDIFQGREDISKRKLKFMHSKSVSDDPTRIIRGARYASRLNFILDDESLKQIKSTIKLWPWDWRPDEPLSKAPPALSTRLRMELELLLEKEPWEQALQLLQDWEALSLLDTQIQIDKNWHQRILKASQLGIPPLTALVAGAKDPCSLAARLQLGNYQQTCLSQAINIKEYFTYLAQSKEYLSWLPSNWCNAIESRNWYPESIGIAISLETPLWEYCLRWLSEWRKIESKITAKELLTQGWTEGPKLGKELQRLRAETLDKGISNSETS from the coding sequence ATGAAGCCGGCAAATCCGGACTTCCTTAATGAATTTCCTGGCTTGCCAAGAGATTTTTTAACAGTTTTAAGAAGAGCTGCTAAGAACGTAGGTATTAAAAGAGTTGCAATTGTTGGAGGAATATTAAGGGATCATATTATTCATTCATTTGAGAAAGAACCTCTCACAAAATTTGAAGATATTGATCTTGTAATAGAAGGTCCCGTTAAAGAGTTAGCTACGCAAATTAGGTTAATTTTAGGTTCGGACAAAGTCATTATTACTCGTGAGAGTTCATCCTTTAAAACAATTCAGTTAAAGATAGGTGATACTTTATTTGACTTCTCTACTGCAAGAACTGAATCTTATAGCGCACCTGGAGAAAATCCTCAAGTTTTCAACTGCAATATTGAAGAAGATCTAATTAGAAGGGATTTTCCAATAAATGCAATGGCTTTAGAGTTAATAAATAATACATTTATAGATATTTTTCAAGGTAGGGAAGATATATCCAAGCGCAAACTAAAGTTCATGCACTCCAAAAGTGTTTCCGACGATCCCACTAGAATAATACGTGGTGCCCGTTACGCTTCCAGACTGAACTTTATTTTAGATGATGAATCACTCAAGCAAATAAAATCCACAATAAAATTATGGCCATGGGATTGGCGGCCAGATGAGCCCTTAAGTAAAGCACCACCAGCACTTTCAACCAGGCTTCGGATGGAATTAGAGCTTTTGCTTGAGAAAGAGCCATGGGAACAAGCATTACAACTTCTACAAGATTGGGAAGCATTATCATTACTAGATACACAGATTCAAATAGATAAAAATTGGCATCAAAGAATTCTTAAAGCATCGCAATTAGGTATTCCACCATTAACCGCCTTAGTCGCTGGTGCCAAAGACCCATGTTCTTTAGCTGCAAGATTGCAATTAGGTAACTATCAACAAACTTGCTTATCCCAAGCAATTAATATTAAAGAATATTTTACATATTTAGCTCAATCAAAAGAATACTTAAGCTGGTTACCTTCTAATTGGTGTAATGCAATAGAGAGTAGAAATTGGTATCCTGAGTCAATTGGTATTGCTATATCTTTAGAAACTCCACTTTGGGAATATTGCCTAAGATGGCTATCTGAATGGCGCAAAATAGAATCTAAAATCACTGCCAAGGAACTTCTAACTCAAGGCTGGACAGAAGGTCCAAAGCTGGGCAAAGAGTTACAAAGGCTTCGGGCAGAGACTCTCGACAAAGGGATATCAAATAGTGAAACTTCATAA
- a CDS encoding photosynthesis system II assembly factor Ycf48: MNRLFKFSANLALFICLLFVLSGCVSTTRLPIASSTPWEQIQLASDDNPLDIAFVDKNHGFLVGANRLIRETSDGGATWQNRELDLGSEENFRLISIDFLGNEGWIVGQPGLVMHSNDGGQSWVRLVLGNKLPGDPYLITTLGNDSAELATTAGAVYRTNDGGSNWESKVAEASGGARDLRRSNDGDYVSVSSLGNFFNTLEQGQGNWQPHQRASSKRVQTLGYQPNGSLWMLSRGAEIRFNDSTGNYESWSKPKVPIVNGYNYLDMAWDPNGDIWAGGGNGTLLVSKDGGENWEKDPIGELIPTNFIRILFIDNEMSDQPKGFAIGERGHLLRWVGYA; encoded by the coding sequence ATGAATCGATTATTCAAGTTTTCTGCAAATCTTGCTTTATTTATTTGTCTTTTATTCGTCTTAAGCGGTTGTGTATCAACAACGCGCCTCCCAATTGCAAGCTCTACTCCTTGGGAGCAAATTCAACTTGCTAGTGATGACAACCCGCTAGATATAGCTTTTGTGGATAAAAATCATGGTTTTTTGGTTGGGGCAAATCGTTTAATTCGTGAAACGAGTGATGGAGGAGCCACTTGGCAAAATAGGGAGTTAGACCTTGGTAGTGAAGAAAATTTCCGCTTAATCAGTATTGACTTCTTAGGAAATGAAGGCTGGATAGTAGGTCAGCCAGGACTAGTAATGCATAGCAATGATGGGGGACAAAGTTGGGTTCGTTTGGTCCTTGGCAATAAATTGCCTGGAGATCCTTACTTGATAACCACTTTGGGGAATGATTCTGCTGAATTGGCAACAACCGCAGGTGCTGTATATCGTACTAATGATGGAGGATCTAATTGGGAGTCCAAAGTGGCTGAAGCTTCAGGGGGAGCTAGAGATCTACGAAGAAGCAATGATGGTGATTATGTAAGCGTGAGTAGCCTCGGTAATTTTTTCAATACGCTTGAACAAGGTCAGGGAAATTGGCAACCTCATCAAAGAGCTAGTAGTAAACGGGTCCAGACATTGGGTTATCAACCCAACGGCTCTTTATGGATGTTGTCTAGAGGAGCTGAGATTCGTTTTAATGACAGTACTGGTAACTATGAGAGCTGGTCTAAGCCAAAAGTCCCAATCGTTAATGGATACAATTATTTGGATATGGCTTGGGATCCAAATGGGGATATTTGGGCAGGAGGAGGGAATGGAACCCTTTTAGTTAGCAAAGATGGTGGGGAAAATTGGGAAAAAGATCCGATTGGTGAATTAATTCCAACAAATTTTATTCGCATCCTTTTTATTGATAATGAGATGTCTGATCAGCCAAAAGGCTTTGCAATTGGTGAAAGAGGGCATCTTTTGAGGTGGGTTGGATACGCTTAA
- a CDS encoding rubredoxin encodes MVSDESKTALDRDPANPIGKDSIDADQMKDQVLSDFKQDLREHRFECRECGYIYDPKEGLSKYKISKGTAFIDLDKQKFRCPVCRSGFEAYKDIGAAFQPIEGFEENIKYGFGFNTLPPGQKNVLIFGGLALMAACFLSLYSLH; translated from the coding sequence ATTAGATAGGGATCCAGCCAATCCAATTGGCAAAGATTCGATAGATGCAGATCAAATGAAAGATCAGGTTCTCTCAGATTTTAAGCAAGATCTGAGAGAACATCGTTTTGAGTGTAGAGAATGTGGATACATTTATGATCCAAAGGAAGGATTGAGTAAGTACAAAATTTCAAAGGGTACTGCTTTTATAGATCTTGACAAGCAAAAATTCCGTTGTCCAGTTTGTAGGTCAGGTTTTGAGGCCTATAAAGATATTGGCGCTGCATTTCAACCAATCGAGGGATTTGAGGAGAATATTAAATATGGTTTTGGTTTCAATACTCTTCCACCAGGACAGAAGAATGTTTTGATTTTTGGTGGTTTAGCCTTAATGGCAGCCTGCTTCTTATCCCTTTATTCATTGCATTAG
- the psbF gene encoding cytochrome b559 subunit beta: MTNSSSPLQAVEVRTYPIFTVRWLAVHALAIPTVFFLGAIAAMQFIRR, from the coding sequence ATGACAAATTCCTCTTCTCCATTACAGGCTGTTGAAGTACGTACCTATCCAATCTTTACGGTGCGTTGGCTTGCAGTACATGCATTGGCCATTCCAACAGTATTTTTCTTAGGTGCAATTGCAGCAATGCAGTTCATCCGTCGTTGA
- the psbE gene encoding cytochrome b559 subunit alpha: MAAGSTGERPFFEIITSVRYWIIHAVTLPAIFIAGFLFVSTGLAYDAFGTPRPDTYFQASESKAPVVSQRFESKAQLDLRLK, from the coding sequence ATGGCTGCCGGCTCCACCGGGGAACGCCCGTTTTTTGAAATCATTACCAGTGTCCGCTACTGGATCATCCATGCGGTAACTCTCCCAGCGATTTTTATCGCAGGATTTTTGTTTGTGTCTACAGGCCTTGCCTATGACGCATTTGGGACTCCAAGACCAGATACCTATTTCCAGGCATCTGAATCGAAGGCCCCAGTTGTATCACAGCGCTTTGAATCTAAGGCTCAACTTGACTTGCGCCTGAAATAA
- the selD gene encoding selenide, water dikinase SelD — MLADHFLLAGGGHTHALILRRWAMHPHLRPKGLITLINRSSRNIYSSMFPGIISRQYKFDDAVIDLASLANRSGVSFVIGEIIGLDPERKKLFLENRPPIGFSLLSLDVGSETFADFKNFAHIEEKLVAEIKPFRSSYEWIEQFDDDPILDSQPLTVIGSGHSAFEIVLALRKRWPRRPLRLQAYESKINKKFRKGLLAADIDLRTNQEFVRGPVLLCTGNKPQSWIQKSGLQVNHQGRVLTEDTLQAINKPHIFAVGDCGVIANRQRPASGVWAVRAAKPLALNIERLAKGLKPFSWHPQKIVLQLIGGHFKSSMPSGWALWGPFSIGPSSLIWKWKESIDRHFINIFDTSKDMKKVKAESNLLCRGCAAKVSEGTLKEALKEVDLQKLGDYPEDASMVSSSKGTGTLMQSVDGFPALISDPWLNARLTALHACSDIWASGASVISAQAVITLPVLNSYLQKELLVQSIAGIKSVLEPQGAKLIGGHTFESRNEPIEQITLGIEISLSINGILKPGQLPLNKRGLKPKDELLISRGLGSGVIFAGTMHGATSSEVLETTLDTLSQSQHFLLEDIKKPINQNLDSFVINACTDITGYGLLGHLGEMLKSSNHFRELRGESGLRIKLYPDSIPILKGAKKLLRSGFSSTFAQSNRSFFSLLNSFKNAPPLIDLDLGDIQHESIEHQVIKELIVDPQTCGPLLVSCPQNVSQILLNKGPWVRIGLVDEI; from the coding sequence ATGTTGGCTGATCATTTTTTACTAGCCGGTGGTGGTCATACCCATGCACTTATTTTGCGTCGTTGGGCGATGCACCCCCATCTAAGGCCTAAAGGTTTAATTACTTTAATTAATAGAAGTAGTAGAAATATATATTCAAGTATGTTTCCTGGAATAATTTCTCGGCAATATAAATTTGATGATGCTGTTATAGACCTTGCCTCTCTAGCTAATAGATCTGGTGTTTCATTTGTTATTGGGGAAATCATAGGGTTAGATCCAGAGAGAAAAAAATTATTCTTAGAAAACAGACCTCCTATTGGCTTCTCATTGCTTAGTCTTGATGTAGGGTCCGAGACTTTTGCGGATTTCAAAAATTTTGCACATATTGAAGAAAAATTAGTAGCCGAAATTAAACCTTTTAGATCCTCTTATGAATGGATTGAACAATTTGATGATGATCCAATACTAGATTCTCAACCTCTTACTGTTATTGGATCTGGTCATTCAGCTTTTGAAATTGTGCTGGCATTACGAAAAAGATGGCCTAGACGTCCATTAAGATTGCAGGCTTATGAAAGCAAGATCAATAAAAAATTTAGGAAGGGTCTGCTTGCAGCAGATATTGACTTAAGAACTAATCAAGAGTTTGTTAGAGGGCCTGTGCTTCTTTGTACAGGGAATAAACCTCAATCATGGATTCAGAAAAGTGGGTTACAAGTTAACCATCAAGGGAGGGTGCTAACAGAAGACACCCTCCAAGCAATTAATAAACCACATATTTTTGCAGTTGGTGATTGTGGGGTAATAGCAAATAGACAAAGACCAGCATCGGGGGTTTGGGCTGTGAGAGCTGCAAAGCCTTTGGCATTAAATATTGAAAGACTCGCAAAAGGCTTAAAGCCATTTTCTTGGCATCCCCAGAAAATTGTTTTGCAATTAATAGGAGGTCATTTTAAATCAAGTATGCCTTCTGGCTGGGCACTTTGGGGACCATTTTCAATAGGCCCAAGCTCTTTGATTTGGAAGTGGAAGGAATCAATAGACAGGCATTTTATAAATATATTTGATACATCTAAGGATATGAAAAAGGTAAAAGCTGAGAGCAATCTTTTATGCAGAGGTTGTGCAGCCAAAGTTTCTGAAGGAACCTTAAAAGAAGCTTTGAAAGAAGTTGATCTACAAAAATTAGGAGATTACCCAGAAGATGCATCTATGGTTTCTTCTTCTAAAGGAACTGGAACCTTGATGCAAAGCGTTGACGGTTTCCCAGCATTAATTAGCGATCCGTGGCTTAATGCTCGCCTTACTGCTTTACATGCTTGCTCTGATATTTGGGCATCAGGGGCATCAGTGATCTCTGCTCAAGCGGTAATAACACTTCCAGTATTAAATTCCTACTTACAAAAAGAATTATTGGTTCAATCTATTGCAGGTATTAAATCTGTCTTGGAACCTCAGGGAGCAAAACTGATAGGTGGTCATACTTTTGAATCAAGAAATGAACCTATAGAGCAAATTACTCTTGGTATAGAAATTTCTCTTTCTATTAACGGCATCTTAAAACCTGGTCAACTTCCTTTGAATAAAAGAGGCTTAAAACCAAAAGATGAACTTCTTATTAGTAGAGGCTTAGGCAGTGGAGTTATTTTTGCAGGTACTATGCATGGTGCTACTTCTTCAGAGGTTTTAGAAACAACTTTAGATACTTTATCCCAAAGTCAACATTTTCTCTTAGAAGATATTAAAAAACCTATTAATCAAAATCTCGATTCTTTCGTAATAAATGCTTGCACAGATATAACAGGTTATGGCCTATTAGGTCATCTAGGGGAGATGCTTAAGTCAAGTAATCACTTTCGTGAATTGAGAGGGGAATCTGGTTTGAGGATTAAGCTTTATCCAGATTCTATTCCTATTTTAAAAGGTGCCAAGAAACTTTTAAGAAGTGGATTTTCTAGTACTTTTGCTCAATCAAACAGGTCTTTTTTTAGCTTATTAAATTCTTTCAAAAATGCACCTCCATTAATTGATTTAGATCTTGGCGATATTCAGCATGAGAGTATAGAACATCAGGTCATAAAAGAATTAATCGTTGATCCACAAACGTGTGGGCCATTACTAGTCTCATGCCCACAAAATGTGAGTCAGATTTTGCTTAATAAGGGCCCATGGGTTCGAATTGGTTTAGTAGATGAAATTTAG
- a CDS encoding photosystem II reaction center protein J, producing the protein MSKLRGPDGRIPDRLPDGRPAVSWERRWTEGTLPLWLVATAGGIAVIFVLGIFFYGSYTGVGSA; encoded by the coding sequence ATGTCTAAATTAAGGGGGCCTGATGGCCGAATTCCAGACAGGCTGCCTGATGGCCGTCCAGCTGTTTCTTGGGAACGACGCTGGACAGAAGGAACTTTACCTTTATGGCTTGTCGCTACTGCAGGCGGGATAGCAGTAATTTTTGTTCTGGGTATCTTTTTCTACGGTTCTTATACCGGTGTTGGTTCAGCCTAA